The following is a genomic window from Pseudomonadota bacterium.
TGGCCGTGTTCACGGGCGACAACGTGAACTACTGGTTCGGCCGCTACCTCGGACCCAGGGTCTTCTCGCGTGACGACGTGCGCTTCTTGAACCGCAAGCATCTCGAGCGCACCCAGGAGTTCTTCGACAAGCACGGCAGCAAGACGGTGATCTATGCCCGCTTCGTGCCCATCGTGCGCACATGCACGCCGTTCGTGGCGGGCATCGGGCGCATGGCCTACGCGCGCTTCATGGCCTTCAGCGTGGCCGGTTGCGCGCTCTGGCTCTCGGTGTGCCTCACTGCGGGCTACTTCTTCGGCAACATCGAGGTGGTGAAGAAGAACTTCTCTCTCGTCGTCATCGGCAT
Proteins encoded in this region:
- a CDS encoding DedA family protein — protein: MIDFILHFDKHLDQIIQSYGSLTYGLLFLILFAETGLVVTPFLPGDSLLFAVGAVAARGVLDAKSVFALLLVAVFTGDNVNYWFGRYLGPRVFSRDDVRFLNRKHLERTQEFFDKHGSKTVIYARFVPIVRTCTPFVAGIGRMAYARFMAFSVAGCALWLSVCLTAGYFFGNIEVVKKNFSLVVIGIIFVSLLPLFFEYMKQRKQVEGSSTGA